ggcctgccTAATGGGCTGATCTCCTGACATTAACATTGTTATCAACATTGTTATCTTAACACCCAATTAGTACATTGTAATACACTTCACTgacttgttttgtttcttcttgTCTTTCAGAAAATGTCTTTTGCTCCCCTTTTCCGGTTCGAACCCTCTTCCTCCGAGCTCACCCTTCGCCCCTCTGATGCCGCTGACGCAGTGGCAAGCAAACGCCAGGCCTCTACCACTGGGTCTCAGGTGAAGAGGGGTGATGTGGTTCGAGCCGAGGCGAGGGCCAGAGCCCTGCAGAAGGGTGGCATGTCGGGCGAGTTTGTGCTGGCGGAGAGCGAGGTGCAGTTTGGCCTGTACCGCGGCCAAACTTTCCAGTGGCTGCTGGGAAATGCGGTGGGGTACGCCGTCACCATCTTGGTGTCCcaccagatggagagagagggaggagacaccagcaaGTCGCCCCTCATGGAGAACAAGGACGCCCTCGCCTCCTACGCCGGGCTGTTCCCACCCATGGTGACGGCCGTCGCCAGGCGTAGGTTGTGCGAGGGCTCCGCGTCTTCCAGGGGGCTGGACGACGCGCTGGTGGGGTTCGGGGTGCATTCACACCGGACCTACAAGTCCCTGTATGGCGCGCGGGACCAAGAGAGTCGAAcgtaagtagtgtgtgtgtgtgtgtgttgattttatgtgtgtgtgtgtgtgtgtgtgtgtgtgtgtgtgtgctgattttgtgtgttttttctttgctcTACTACAGCTATGTGGCTTGGGTCAGGACGCAGAAGGTGGGAGCTACTGCGTCAAGGATGGGAACCCTGAAGCAGTATGTGCTGGCCCGGGACGCTGAGCCCACAGCAGCACCGGAGCCAGGACATGTCCTCCCACGGCCAGGTAACTGCACCGTCTACAAAACAGCCTGTGAGGTGCTTTTAACAACACACCAGTGCTTCATCAGTTCATGTTGTCGTCTCGTTGTCGTTCTTTGCAGGCGTCTCCTACTCTGACCCGACCGACGCCGAACTGCTCGCCGCTGCCAACGAGGTCGACCCTCCCAGTGAGTATACGTTTAGATGTGAATACACTTGTACCGCACGTGTAACGCACCGCCCTAACGCTGATATGGGTTGTCAGGCACGTCCAGGGACGCCCCGCCGGCCGCGGCCCCGCTGGAAGGACCAGCaccaggtccaggaccaggaccgaTGGCCACGAGGCCTGCCTCCGGCAAAGAGgtttgtataatgtgtgtgtgtgtgtgtgtgtgtgtgtatatgatgtgtgtgtgtatgtgtgcctgtctgcTGAACATTCACACCcgctcactgtgtgtgtctgctgcgtgtgtgtttcagctgcTTCCCCTCAGCTGGAGGAAGACGCTGcctgaggagcagcaggagtggGTGGGCCGGGCGCTGTTCCGCAGGGACCCCAGCAGCGGGAAGGCCGTCCTCACCACACCGCCCCGACTGTGGTGGTACCCGCCAGGCGCCCGGCTGCTCTACACGCAGCCCCCCGCCACTGCCCACGCCTTCTTCCAGCGCCCCTTCTTCCTCTGGCTTCCGTATCGGATGTGGGCGTACCACCTCAAGTGCCCCGCCGATGGGCGCAAGCTGATGGGCGCTGGCCTATACAAGACCGTGCGGAGGGTCTTGGACAGGAGTGGGTGGTACTATATGGCCACAGAGTGCCTTCAGTGCCCCTCCTGCGGCAAGAAGGTGGCGGGCTGGTCCCAGGAcatcctggagcagctggaCGTTGCTCACCGCGAGCAATTCCCGGCCGTTCTTACCTACAAGTATGTCACTTTTAGTCATTCAGCGTTTACCCAGCGTATTGTCGCTCGTGGTTAACTACGGTTAACTGTCTGTGTTCTCTGTTTCCAGGTTGTCCTGCGACAGAGCGGTGATAGCCATGCTCAAGGAGCGCACCTTGGGCAACGGCGTCTCTCGCCTCCGTGCCTCCCTGGTGGAGCAGCACTCCAGGGACTGGATGCAGCGCTCCATCTCCTACCTCTCTGTGCTCCGCAAGCTGAGGGGACCCGGAGCGGCCCGGAAGGACGACGTGTCCCTGCCGACCTTCGTCAAGGTACCCGGGCTCACCTGGTTTGGTCGGGTGTATGTGCTGGAGGCCATGACCAGGCTGgacgagaccaaggccagggTGACGTCGATCTTCGGCGACATCCTAAAGATGGACTCCACCAAGAAGGTGAGGTTTCTCTCTCCGTGTGCCGTCGCCTCGTATGACGTCTGTgtgccgtccgtccgtccgtgtgtctaaacgtgtgtttgtgtcttgcaGATCGCCAAAAAGCTCGCGGGCGCCGCCGCCGGGTCTGCCGCCTGGATGACCAACGTTGGCAACGAGTACGGGCAGGTGCTCGTGTCCGTTCTCACCTCGGCCGAGGGAGAGGGACTTACCAACATGGCGGTCGGCCTCATGCGGCGGTACCGCGAAGCCGGGAAGGCCCCTCCGAGGGTCCTGTATGTGGACCGGGACTGCTGTGCCGCCGTGGGCAATTCTGCCACCCACGGCATGTACCACGAGTGGCAAGAGCTGGTGGTGCGGCTGGACGTGTGGCACCTCATGCGGCGCTTCGCAAGGGGCGTCACCACCGACAGCCACCAGCTCTACGGCCTCTTCATGGCCAGGCTGTCCTTCGCCATCTTTGAGTGGGACGGCGAGGACGTGCGGCGCCTGAAGGAGGCCAAGCAGTCCTCGGAGGGGAGGGACGCCCAGGTCACGCTGTCCGCCAAGGAGCTGGCTCGCCACTGTCGCCGCCGTACGAGGGGTGCGGCGGAGACGGAGCGGCTCATCCAGGAGGTGCTGGACGCCTTCTGGCATGTGACGGACACCATGGGCGTCGCTTTGATTGACCGCGCCCGCATGGAGGACATCTGGGGCACGCAGCGCCGCCACCTCGACTGCGTCCAGGACCCAGAGGGGGTGGAGCTGTACACCAAGACGGGAGAGATCACCAAGGGTGGTGTGAGGCTCCCCGTCTTCCGGTGCGCTCGCGGCTCCACCTCCCTCGAGTCCTTCCACCTGCACCAGTGCCGCTTCGTTCCGGGTAAATCTATTTCCACCGCGTTCACAAAGTTctgcttgtttgttttcctttttcacTAACTCTTCTCCCCCTCGTGTTTTATGTACAGGTACCACCTCGAGTGACGTCCACTATCAGGTGTACCTGCTGGAGGGCCTGGCTCGGTGGAACGAGGACCGCGGCAGGGCGGCAGTCGAGGGAGGACCGCGAGCGGCGCTGCGGTGCTACAGCGCCCGGCTGCAGCACAGCTTCAACGAGCTGGCCTCTGAGGTCAACGGGGTCCAGCCGGTCGACGACTTCACCCAGCCCAGAGAGTACACAGGTACATGGAGATTAGCGACAGAGAGTGTTTGCTGCGGCTGTTCTTGTGGCatctgctaatgtgtgtgtgtgtttgtgtgtgtgtgtgtgtgtgtgtgtctctctctgcaggggAACTCTTAGGGGTGGAGTACTTGTACTCCCAGTCGGGCGCTGTGCTGCAGCCGGATCCCGAACCTCTGGatggggcagaggaggaggaagaggccgcCGCCGATGACGgcttcgaggaggaggaggagcacccggaggaggagccagaggagatCCGTCTCCTGGCACACCACAGCGCCCTGCTCCAGGAGCCCTGCGGTGTGCTCCAGGTCGATGCCACCTTGGGATCGCCCCTttccgaggtggaggaggagatggaggaggaggaggaggaggaagtgagtgGCAGTCGCCTGTCCACATTTCATATCGGCCGCGGTGTTTGCGTGCGGCGTCTCATCGTGTGCCGTGTGtgcgttttctttcaggacgtCGTCGGGCCGGACGGTCAGCCCGGGTACCACCACGCGGTGGCCCTGGCCCACGGCCTCGTGGAGCTGCGTCACCACGCCTTCGTCACCGCCCGTCAGACCAGAGGCATCATCGCTCTCTGGGAGAGGCTGACGGAGCGGGACAAGGCGCCGGTGACCTTCACCCCCCGCCACCAGGACCGGCTGGCTAAAGGGCGGTTCAAGACCAGCAACCGCCACGCCCACATCCCGGGAGTGGACAGTGTGAAGCGGTAAGCAGTGCATTAACAATTTCcctcaatctttttttttttaacagcccCCTATAATCAGTAActaacacgctctctctctctctctacagtgtCGTCGTGGGTAAGGGTGCGGGAGCGGCACAGTACCCAAGCCTCAGCAGGGTCGTCGAGGCCATCATGTTGGAGCTGTGCCGCGTCCACAGCGGCGACGCCAAGACCATCGCCGGGGCACGCCTCAACCGCTGGGGTGCCGTCATGAGGGATTACAAATTGATCCAGGACAACGTGGTCAACTGTCCTGCCCTCATGGCGAGCACCCGCATCATGCTGTTTGACGTGAACCAGCGGACCCTGTCCATGTGGTAAGTCCATATACTTTGGCTCGCagaactgagtgtgtgtgtgtgtgtgtgtgtgtgtgtttgtcgtcgTGATTGATATCTTTGTCGTCATAATTAACACATTGTTTCTATTTCTTGAAAGGCAAAACACCagggaaaaaaataagatgAGGGACACCCTCTCCCTCGCAGTCCCGGGGCCCAGCGCTACCCAGACTGCAGCGGAGCCCCTGTCGGCCCCACGGACTCTgctgcagcagccccagcagccagACCAGCCCCTCCAGCACCGCCTGCCCGCGGATGCCTCTGGTCTGGCGGCAACGATCAGAGGGCCGCTGGCCCCGGAGCTCTACGACCTCGTGGTGAAGCAGCAGagtgccgccgccgccacccccccggACCTCAGCCCGCTCTCAGCCGCGGCCACCGCTCCAGCCATTGCCGCTCCGGCCGTCGCCATTGCTGGAGCCATGCCCCGCTCCACTGTCTGGAGGCACAGGgtccaggaggagaaggagcgtcGTGCCCGGGAGCTAGGGGTCTACCTCAAGCCCCCTAAAAAGGTCTCGGGCTTTACCTGCAGCCGCTGTGGCCAGCACAAGACCAGGGAGAACGGCCACAGCCGCTACAAGCGGGAGACCTTTTGCGCCCGGGCCGACGGGGGAACGGTGGAGCAGTGGCGCAGTGATCGGCTGGCCAGAGACCGcgaggccccccccccgccgccaccctgacattctctctctccccccccccccccccccccccccccacagcagtGTGGAGCTGGCTGTGTAGAGGGACCACCAGCCATTCATTGTaaatgatgtatatatatatatataaacagccTACCGTTACCGAAAGACTCTGTGTCGTTTGTGTGGAAGAAAGAACGATTTTTGCTCAAATCACatcacaaaaagaaaacacaccttAAAAGCTGGTTGAAAAAAAGCCATTCTTTGTTAAACAATGTATAAATTAACAACACATAAAAGAGGGTTGCTAAAAGTCATTCTTTTTTCCAGATCATGCATGCGCATCCATTAATTTCTGCTACCTTTTTGGCTGTCCGAGTATTTTCCTTAAATCATGTCTTTaactgccacacacatacacacacacacacacacaacacttcaAACAGcatgatggacacacacacatcacacacatctaTCATGACAGTAGCAGTGGGAATTAGAAGTGAAGcgcagagagccccccccccccccgacaccctGAGTTCATTTCACACCTCCAACTTGGACTCTTTTGTCTATCAGGATGACTGATCAAGCTAAGACAAAAGATCAGACAGGGCAGCTGGCCTCGGGAAAGTCTCCCGTGtgcaggtgaaggtgaaggtccACCCCTTTCTCGTACAAGGTTCAAATAGGGCTGCAGGAGATGCCTCTAAACCACACTACGATGGAAGCCACTAACAGCAACCTCGGAGCGCAGCCTGAGCCAGAGGCCGTGGAACCAGAAGGTGTGTATCTAACTTGCtaaattgttgtgtgtgtgtgtgtgtgtgtgtgtgtgtgtgtgtgtgcgtgcgcacatcCATCCATTTAATTTGACCTAGACTAAAAGTGTTCTATATTGCCTTGTGTTCAGAGTCCgacagcgctgctgctgctgctcctcctcctccatcaaagAGGAAAAGGAAGCACAGGTGGACGCCAAGCAGGGTTACCATTTGCCGCCACAAATCGCAACTGAGGCAGGACACCAGGGTGTTAAATGAGCAAAAGGGGAAGCCCCAATGCCAGCCGGGGGACCCCTGCCCCACGTGCGCCCAACCTAGGACCCTGGACACGGGGCACGCGCTGTACAAGAGCAGTGCGTACTGCGAGTCAGAGGCGGGCCCTGGGGGCCTCACCGCTCGTGAGTGGCTAATCAGCCAACAGGCCCCGGAGGACGCCGGGAAGGTGCCCAGGACCACCCTCTGGAACATCGCCCGCAGGAAGGAGGTCGGCGACTCCTCTTCCCCTCGACGAAAAACGCACAAGCTGCGGATCTGCCAGCGGTGCCTCCAGCCGGCGCAGAAAGATTTTGGCCACAGCCGGTTCGACGGGGAGAACTTCTGCTCCCTCTACGCCGGCAAAGGCGTAGACCTGTGGCTGGCCGAGAAGAGGGACCGCAAGAGGCGAAAGCCAAAGAGGTGAATTGATTGTTTCTGAATGCGTTTCGAAGTAAACTGCTTGCATTTACCTAAAGAACTAAAATTCGATGTTGAAATCCGTTCACCAGGAAGCAGAGGAAGcagcgggaggagaggagggcgaaGGGCCCGGTGTCAGCCCCTGGAGAGGAACACAGCCCCGGCAGAGTGTGAGGCTGCTCCTCCCCGGGAACCCCCCTCCtgtgttgtgcatgtttttaatttaataaatctATTTGAATTACACACGCTTGTCCCTTCTTTTTACTTTAAGCAACAAGTCCACAACAACAATGATAACAAACGTTCTtagtttaataataaaaaagcaatacaTTAGAAACAGTGTAAAAGCGTCTCGAAATAAAGCCATTCTTTAAGAAACAatcacattgaaaataaagcctttaataaacacattgaaaataaagccaTTCTTTAAGAAACAatcacattgaaaataaagcctttaataaacacattgGAAATAAAGCCATTCTTTAATAAACAAGCAAtatattgaaaataaagccGCTCTTTGATAAACAAtcaatacattgaaaataacgcCATTCTTTAATAAGCAatcacattgaaaataaagccttCTTTGATAAAcaattgtggcaacccggcggcggcggccccaaACCCCTGAAGCCGAGGGGGAGGCGGTGGATGGCGTATACCGCCGATATCCACCAGCCGGAGCCCAAGAGGCCTCACCGACGGGAGTGACCTCCCCCTCCAGGGACGAGACCGGCCCGGCCGGAGAGACAATTCCCCTGGACGCCACCGTGGCTCACGGAGTCACACGTATGATTTCTGATTTCCCCctttatttaatgaataaacgCCCTACCGGGCTTTGAACGACTTGGCGTGTGTTGATTTCGCCCGTGAGAGACGTTCCACACAATCGATGCATTGAAAATAAAGCCGTTCTTTAACAAACAAGCAATGCGTTGAAAATAAAGCCTCTCTTTGATAAACAAGCGACGCGTTGCAATAACGGACACGGGTCGAATCAGACGAACGCTTGTTTATAAAGGCACCGGTCCCTCGACATGGGCGTTTCCACCCGTGTCCCGACCCGACCCTGTGCGTTCCGTTTCGTTCCGATCGTTCCGATTTCGGCCTCTGCTCAAAGCAGACGGTGCGTTCCAATTTCGACCCCGAACCGTCGGTTCGACCGGTCGGACCGAACTTATTCTCGGTCCGAGGTGCCCGCGGGGGCCGGGACGGGCCAGAGGTGCGGTGGCCGGAAGGGGGCGCCAAAGCGGTCCGTCCCGCGGCTGCGCCGCGGGCCGGACCCCGATAGTGAAGAACGGTAAGCTTCCTTTGCGCAGGGGCCATgctaatcttctctgtatcgttccAATTTTAGTAGATGTGATACCGAAGTAACACAATAACCGCCTAATCCTCAGTTACCTATGTACCTCTGCTCAGACACCAAACGctatctgctggtggagctacaacagacgattcatacgttgggcgatttgcggttgctgagaaacagaaagcttcgatggaccgatagcgcaaaagataacgtggctgaggaacgttcttctctttatttatccgacagaaaagaggaaaaaacccacctcactcgtcgcgtcgataaagaacttctttttttttacgacccagcaatcagcgaacgacaacagagacacccaaagcgtcggatcgaatccccgtgaaatc
The Gadus morhua chromosome 7, gadMor3.0, whole genome shotgun sequence DNA segment above includes these coding regions:
- the LOC115546566 gene encoding uncharacterized protein LOC115546566 encodes the protein MSFAPLFRFEPSSSELTLRPSDAADAVASKRQASTTGSQVKRGDVVRAEARARALQKGGMSGEFVLAESEVQFGLYRGQTFQWLLGNAVGYAVTILVSHQMEREGGDTSKSPLMENKDALASYAGLFPPMVTAVARRRLCEGSASSRGLDDALVGFGVHSHRTYKSLYGARDQESRTYVAWVRTQKVGATASRMGTLKQYVLARDAEPTAAPEPGHVLPRRLLL
- the LOC115546567 gene encoding uncharacterized protein LOC115546567, which encodes MWAYHLKCPADGRKLMGAGLYKTVRRVLDRSGWYYMATECLQCPSCGKKVAGWSQDILEQLDVAHREQFPAVLTYKLSCDRAVIAMLKERTLGNGVSRLRASLVEQHSRDWMQRSISYLSVLRKLRGPGAARKDDVSLPTFVKVPGLTWFGRVYVLEAMTRLDETKARVTSIFGDILKMDSTKKIAKKLAGAAAGSAAWMTNVGNEYGQVLVSVLTSAEGEGLTNMAVGLMRRYREAGKAPPRVLYVDRDCCAAVGNSATHGMYHEWQELVVRLDVWHLMRRFARGVTTDSHQLYGLFMARLSFAIFEWDGEDVRRLKEAKQSSEGRDAQVTLSAKELARHCRRRTRGAAETERLIQEVLDAFWHVTDTMGVALIDRARMEDIWGTQRRHLDCVQDPEGVELYTKTGEITKGGVRLPVFRCARGSTSLESFHLHQCRFVPGTTSSDVHYQVYLLEGLARWNEDRGRAAVEGGPRAALRCYSARLQHSFNELASEVNGVQPVDDFTQPREYTGELLGVEYLYSQSGAVLQPDPEPLDGAEEEEEAAADDGFEEEEEHPEEEPEEIRLLAHHSALLQEPCGVLQVDATLGSPLSEVEEEMEEEEEEEDVVGPDGQPGYHHAVALAHGLVELRHHAFVTARQTRGIIALWERLTERDKAPVTFTPRHQDRLAKGRFKTSNRHAHIPGVDSVKRVVVGKGAGAAQYPSLSRVVEAIMLELCRVHSGDAKTIAGARLNRWGAVMRDYKLIQDNVVNCPALMASTRIMLFDVNQRTLSMWQNTREKNKMRDTLSLAVPGPSATQTAAEPLSAPRTLLQQPQQPDQPLQHRLPADASGLAATIRGPLAPELYDLVVKQQSAAAATPPDLSPLSAAATAPAIAAPAVAIAGAMPRSTVWRHRVQEEKERRARELGVYLKPPKKVSGFTCSRCGQHKTRENGHSRYKRETFCARADGGTVEQWRSDRLARDREAPPPPPP
- the LOC115546572 gene encoding uncharacterized protein LOC115546572 → MEATNSNLGAQPEPEAVEPEESDSAAAAAPPPPSKRKRKHRWTPSRVTICRHKSQLRQDTRVLNEQKGKPQCQPGDPCPTCAQPRTLDTGHALYKSSAYCESEAGPGGLTAREWLISQQAPEDAGKVPRTTLWNIARRKEVGDSSSPRRKTHKLRICQRCLQPAQKDFGHSRFDGENFCSLYAGKGVDLWLAEKRDRKRRKPKRKQRKQREERRAKGPVSAPGEEHSPGRV